From the genome of Thermoproteota archaeon:
TATCCAGGCTAGACTACGGCCGCACATGGCGGGCCCGGGGGGACTCGAACCCCCGACCTGCGGCTTAGGAGGCCGCCGCTCTATCCTTGCTGAGCTACGGGCCCCACTCAGTAGTTTGGGTCAACCCATTTATAACTTTGACTCGGAACAAAACTTATTACGGTGGTCTCCCCATACAATGATGGGCCGGGTTGGCCGAGCGGTTCAGGCAGCGGGCTGCAGACCCGTAGACGGGGGTTCGAATCCCCCACCCGGCTCTACCTCACTACAAGTCTTCCCTTCTTCACTCCCTTGCTCCTTCTAAGGTGTTCTGTTTCGTAGAAGAGCTTCCTGAGGAGCTGCTCCTCGACCGGGTCAGGGTCCACGCCCCTGCGTGGAGCCATTCTCCTGTAGGTCCTGATGGCCGACTCTGGATCCAGTTCGTAGAGACCCCATCCGAGGCTCCTAGCGTAAATGGTGAACGGAGGTACGTCCTCATGCACTAGACCGTGTAGATGCGATGCAGGACCGATCCTGACTCCTGCATACGTCAATGTCCCTATAGAGAGCTTGGCATGATCTCCTATGAACGCACCCACTTTATTGAGGCCCGTTGGAACTCCCCCCACCTTGATCTCGCCGTAAGTATTCTTCAAGTTGGAGGTTATGGATCCAGCTCCTATGTTCACCCACCTGCCGACGTAGCTGTGCCCCAAGAATCCCAAGTGATACTTGTTCGAGTAGTCCGAAACTATGCTAGTGGTCACCTCCCCTCCTATCCTCCCTTGCACCCCTATGTAGCTCCCAGCAACCCTAGAGCCGGTGACTATGACAGTATGCGGGCCTACGTAGAGTGGCCCTTTGAGATAAGCGTAAGGCTCAATCTGAACACCCTCACCAATGACTACAGGTCCCTCCCTGGCATCTATCGTTACAGGCCCAAGAATTTGTAGTTCCTCAGGCAGATCAACAGGATAGTTCCCCAGCACCTTGATTTCTCCGAACTTCCTGCTAGTGGGTGGTTTGAAGAAATCCATCAGGTCCTTGGATAGGTGAGTGATTAACGATGTCGGGGAGACGTCCCAAGGCGAGGTGAGAAGGTGGGCATCGCAC
Proteins encoded in this window:
- a CDS encoding putative sugar nucleotidyl transferase translates to MASDLKNSIRCSMVPMIQVVLFEDSRVSDISPLTDLTLMQEIVVGGVKQFERMDKWLGTRTRWLVRDGYEEKIPKDRKPDFGDPALLLNSRLISPEVLSKVRGLELGEALVSKGQVVAARVSSLDYDDSLMIFRGDAGTFKARPCDAHLLTSPWDVSPTSLITHLSKDLMDFFKPPTSRKFGEIKVLGNYPVDLPEELQILGPVTIDAREGPVVIGEGVQIEPYAYLKGPLYVGPHTVIVTGSRVAGSYIGVQGRIGGEVTTSIVSDYSNKYHLGFLGHSYVGRWVNIGAGSITSNLKNTYGEIKVGGVPTGLNKVGAFIGDHAKLSIGTLTYAGVRIGPASHLHGLVHEDVPPFTIYARSLGWGLYELDPESAIRTYRRMAPRRGVDPDPVEEQLLRKLFYETEHLRRSKGVKKGRLVVR